Proteins from one Salvelinus namaycush isolate Seneca chromosome 34, SaNama_1.0, whole genome shotgun sequence genomic window:
- the LOC120028477 gene encoding protein FAM131A-like: MLPKSRRALTIQEIAALARSSLHGISQAMKDHVTRPTGMAQGRVAHLIEWKGWCKPTDTPAALESDFNNYSDLTEGEQEARFAAGVAEQFAIAEAKLRAWSSVDGDDSNDDSYDEDFIPANEPTTQSTDISRVPPYLRDILQSQVCQHLGLRGPCCEGAGGGEGGDRPSPTSTDTLCSSLCSLDEQHPLLRDLTHHCGNNHGNTAELAAKILSALQGGEELLLARLQRVGQGESPCYSVTYSETYLSPGEDEGTPCKDYEGTVGQGEGEREVYPPDYATHRKVSDVASSGVVSLDEDEEEEKEEEDREREQRNQ; encoded by the exons ATGTTACCAAAATCGAGAAGAGCACTTACCATTCAAGAGATTGCGGCGTTAGCCAGATCTTCATTACATG GCATCTCCCAGGCGATGAAGGACCATGTGACACGGCCCACAGGCATGGCCCAGGGCAGGGTGGCCCACCTGATAGAGTGGAAGGGCTGGTGTAAGCCCACTGACACCCCCGCAGCTCTGGAGTCTGACTTCAACAACTACTCTGACCTCACTGAGGGAGAACAGGAGGCCCGCTTCGCTGCTG GTGTGGCGGAGCAGTTTGCCATAGCGGAGGCTAAGCTGAGAGCCTGGTCGTCTGTGGATGGAGATGACTCTAATGACGACTCGTATGATGAGGACTTCATTCCCGCCAACGAGCCCACAACACAAAGCACAG ACATTAGCAGG GTGCCTCCTTACCTGAGGGACATTCTTCAAAGTCAGGTGTGTCAGCACCTGGGTCTGCGGGGGCCGTGCTGTGAGggggcaggaggaggagaggggggagacaggccCTCCCCCACCTCCACAGACACCCTCTGCTCCAGCCTCTGCAGCCTGGACGAGCAACACCCCTTACTGCGAGATCTCACCCATCACTGCGGCAACAACCACGGTAACACCGCCGAGCTGGCTGCCAAGATCCTCTCAGCCCTGCAAGGGGGGGAGGAGCTGCTGTTGGCCCGCCTCCAGAGGGTGGGGCAGGGG GAGTCACCTTGCTACTCTGTGACCTACTCCGAGACCTATCTGTCGCCCGGGGAAGACGAAGGTACGCCCTGCAAAGACTATGAGGGCACCGTGGGCCAGGGAGAAGGAGAGCGCGAGGTGTACCCACCTGACTATGCCACCCACAGGAAGGTCTCAGATGTAGCCTCCTCCGGGGTGGTGTCTCTGGacgaggatgaagaggaggaaaaggaggaggaggatagggagagagagcagagaaaccAATGA